The Lewinellaceae bacterium genome has a segment encoding these proteins:
- a CDS encoding polyphosphate polymerase domain-containing protein, giving the protein MRYERKYVLENVPLFDIQQMVRLLPVGFREAFPVRRVNNVYFDTVSFSAYQDNIIGIGDRTKFRLRWYGEHFDHLLKPVLEEKVKHGELGYKNVFPLQDTFWKDIAKAAREIPQISNLNLSPVLINSYLRYYYATPDNRFRLTIDLDMKYGRFETSRALLPYAFSEKTVLEIKYDQEFSEEADRITQFFPLRPTKHSKYVIGIQASYG; this is encoded by the coding sequence ATGCGCTACGAAAGAAAATATGTGCTTGAAAACGTACCCCTGTTTGACATTCAGCAGATGGTGCGCCTGCTCCCGGTTGGTTTCCGGGAAGCCTTTCCTGTGCGCCGCGTCAACAACGTTTATTTTGATACGGTAAGCTTTTCGGCTTATCAGGATAATATTATAGGCATTGGTGACCGGACGAAATTCAGGTTGCGCTGGTATGGCGAGCATTTTGACCACCTCCTGAAGCCTGTGCTCGAAGAAAAGGTAAAACATGGGGAACTGGGGTATAAAAATGTATTCCCCTTGCAAGATACTTTTTGGAAGGATATTGCCAAAGCAGCCCGGGAAATCCCTCAAATATCCAATCTCAACCTTTCTCCCGTACTGATCAATTCCTATCTCCGTTATTATTATGCTACGCCCGACAATCGTTTTAGGCTGACGATTGACTTAGATATGAAATACGGAAGGTTTGAAACATCACGGGCCCTTTTGCCGTATGCTTTTTCTGAAAAAACGGTATTGGAAATTAAATACGATCAGGAATTTTCCGAAGAGGCGGATCGGATTACTCAATTTTTCCCTTTAAGGCCTACGAAGCATTCCAAATATGTGATAGGTATCCAGGCAAGTTATGGGTGA
- the ribB gene encoding 3,4-dihydroxy-2-butanone-4-phosphate synthase, translating into MLGNLQNGIDTNFKLNTIEEAIADIKAGKIIIVVDDEDRENEGDFICAAECVTPEIINFMSKYGRGLICTPIDEKRAHELKLDMMVSSNTAVHETAFTISVDLIGQGCTTGISAYDRATGIRALVDPNTKSTDFARPGHIFPLKAKTGGVLRRTGHTEAAIDLARLSGFFPAGVLVEILDDDGSAARLPRLIEVAKHFEMKIIAIKDLVAFRMQTERLIKRELSVNLETNYGDFEVIAYRQQTTDDIHLAIKKGSWEPNEPVLVRVHSSTETGDVLGSLFDNYGECLQRAVKIIADEGKGLVLFMRHSEKKDSILHTLKMLDKQNANGISLNSNIQGTEQKDFGVGAQILRDLGISKLKLLSRNAKHRVALSGYGLEIAERVQL; encoded by the coding sequence ATGCTTGGGAACCTCCAAAACGGAATTGATACCAATTTCAAATTGAATACGATCGAAGAGGCTATTGCTGATATAAAAGCCGGGAAAATAATCATTGTAGTGGACGATGAAGATCGGGAAAATGAAGGCGATTTTATCTGTGCGGCGGAATGCGTGACACCGGAGATCATCAATTTTATGTCCAAATACGGCCGGGGATTGATCTGCACCCCAATCGATGAGAAAAGAGCTCATGAGCTGAAACTGGATATGATGGTGTCTTCCAATACAGCGGTCCATGAAACGGCATTCACCATTTCTGTGGACCTCATTGGCCAGGGATGTACCACAGGTATCTCTGCCTATGACCGGGCCACAGGCATTCGCGCTTTGGTAGATCCCAATACAAAATCTACTGATTTTGCTCGTCCAGGGCATATTTTCCCACTGAAAGCCAAAACAGGCGGCGTGCTTCGCCGCACCGGGCATACAGAAGCAGCCATAGACCTTGCCCGTCTGTCCGGGTTTTTTCCTGCCGGGGTATTGGTGGAAATCCTGGATGATGATGGTAGTGCCGCGCGCCTGCCCCGTTTGATAGAAGTAGCCAAACATTTTGAGATGAAAATCATCGCTATTAAAGACCTGGTTGCCTTCCGCATGCAAACAGAAAGGCTCATTAAAAGGGAATTGAGTGTTAATCTGGAAACAAATTATGGTGATTTTGAAGTGATAGCCTACCGCCAGCAAACGACAGATGATATTCACCTGGCTATTAAAAAAGGAAGTTGGGAACCCAACGAACCCGTACTGGTGCGTGTTCATTCTTCCACTGAAACAGGAGATGTGCTCGGTTCACTTTTTGATAATTATGGCGAATGCCTCCAAAGAGCCGTAAAGATCATTGCCGATGAGGGAAAAGGTCTTGTTTTGTTTATGCGGCACAGCGAAAAAAAGGACTCCATCCTGCATACCCTGAAAATGCTGGACAAACAAAATGCCAATGGGATTAGCCTGAACAGTAACATACAGGGAACAGAGCAAAAAGATTTTGGGGTCGGAGCTCAAATACTAAGAGACCTGGGCATTTCCAAACTCAAACTGCTCTCCCGAAATGCCAAACACCGCGTGGCCCTTTCCGGTTACGGCCTCGAGATCGCAGAGCGGGTGCAGCTTTAG